Proteins from one Faecalibacterium sp. I3-3-33 genomic window:
- a CDS encoding peptidoglycan-binding domain-containing protein translates to MARLLIYDAYENKVYTYANLNENDPMPYSTLTTLRLREFRGKSASPTLWTTIAAMEAWNLTRRKYGRGIPVGYAFRRIWEGGHGTRSQHYAGVAFDVGQSLGQRQRTAIYNAARATGAWGYVEPLSQTPTWVHFDRRYGTPACSGTTAGYPTLRRGSRGCYVMVLQDALSTLGYQTGSRIDGIFGARTEQALRGYQKRTSLRVDGVCGCDSWKKISTAVIGIGRTKTTID, encoded by the coding sequence ATGGCACGCCTTTTGATCTATGACGCCTACGAAAACAAGGTGTACACCTACGCAAACCTGAACGAGAACGATCCCATGCCTTACAGCACCCTGACCACCCTGCGGCTGCGGGAGTTCCGGGGTAAATCGGCCAGCCCTACCCTGTGGACCACCATTGCCGCCATGGAGGCGTGGAACCTGACCCGCCGCAAATACGGCAGGGGCATCCCGGTGGGGTACGCCTTCCGCCGCATCTGGGAGGGCGGTCACGGCACCCGCAGCCAGCACTATGCAGGGGTAGCGTTTGACGTAGGGCAAAGCCTTGGCCAGCGCCAGCGCACCGCCATTTACAACGCTGCCCGCGCTACCGGCGCGTGGGGCTATGTGGAGCCGCTGAGCCAGACCCCCACATGGGTGCACTTTGACCGCCGCTACGGCACCCCGGCCTGCAGCGGCACCACCGCCGGTTACCCCACCCTGCGCCGGGGCAGCCGGGGCTGCTATGTCATGGTCTTGCAGGACGCACTTTCCACCCTTGGCTACCAGACCGGCAGCCGCATCGACGGCATCTTTGGTGCCCGCACCGAACAGGCGCTGCGCGGCTACCAGAAGCGTACCAGCCTGCGGGTGGACGGCGTGTGCGGCTGCGACAGCTGGAAAAAGATCTCCACCGCCGTCATCGGCATCGGGCGCACCAAAACCACCATTGACTAG
- the bilS gene encoding flavodoxin family protein BilS has product MSYAIVFSSKTGNTALLAQTLQEQLPQADCCYFGVPDAAALAADTLYVGFWTDKGKADADTLELLQQLHGKRVFLFGTAGFGGSAPYFEKILAATRKALDGSNTVIGSFMCQGKMPMSVRQRYEAMKAQPAHIPNLDALIENFDKALSHPDAADLEQLKQAVK; this is encoded by the coding sequence ATGAGTTACGCCATCGTATTCAGCAGCAAAACCGGCAACACCGCACTGCTGGCACAGACCCTGCAGGAGCAGCTGCCGCAGGCAGACTGTTGCTATTTCGGTGTGCCGGACGCTGCCGCATTGGCAGCAGATACCCTATATGTGGGCTTTTGGACGGACAAGGGCAAGGCTGACGCCGACACGCTGGAGCTTTTGCAGCAGCTGCACGGCAAGCGGGTGTTCCTGTTTGGCACTGCAGGCTTTGGCGGCAGTGCGCCCTACTTCGAAAAGATCCTTGCCGCCACCCGGAAGGCGCTGGACGGCAGCAACACCGTCATCGGCAGCTTTATGTGTCAGGGCAAAATGCCCATGTCCGTCCGGCAGCGGTACGAGGCGATGAAGGCGCAGCCTGCGCACATCCCCAATCTGGATGCCCTGATCGAAAACTTCGACAAGGCGCTCTCCCACCCGGATGCCGCAGATCTGGAACAGTTGAAGCAGGCTGTAAAATAA
- a CDS encoding D-2-hydroxyacid dehydrogenase codes for MKAVILESYVMEEGDLDWSGVKALVPDTTSYVRTDYADIAPRIGDAELVLINKCRIDEAVLAQCPNLKWVGIIATGTDNIDLEACRRHGVAVANVPGYSTYSVAQMTFSLLLAICQCAQRYDRAVKDGYWQLGIPAEYGLLPQVELLGKTFGIYGYGSIGRQTARIAKAFGMEVLVCTRTVRPEYDSDGVEFVDFDTLLARSDVLSLHCPATPATRGLMSREALAKMKPGAILLNTARGALVDEEAVADALESGKLAFYGADAFATEPLPPQSRLRVLPGAVLTPHIAWTTKEALQRLMDITTGNLRSILAGKGENIVNS; via the coding sequence ATGAAGGCAGTGATCCTGGAAAGCTATGTGATGGAAGAAGGGGACTTGGACTGGTCCGGGGTAAAGGCACTGGTGCCGGACACCACCAGCTATGTGCGCACCGACTACGCGGACATTGCGCCCCGCATCGGGGATGCAGAGCTGGTGCTCATCAACAAGTGCCGCATTGACGAGGCGGTGCTGGCGCAGTGCCCGAACCTTAAATGGGTGGGCATCATCGCCACCGGCACGGATAATATCGACCTTGAAGCCTGCCGCCGCCATGGGGTGGCAGTAGCCAACGTGCCGGGGTACTCTACTTATAGCGTGGCGCAGATGACCTTCAGCCTGCTGCTGGCCATCTGCCAGTGTGCCCAGCGGTACGACCGGGCGGTAAAGGACGGATACTGGCAGCTGGGCATCCCGGCAGAGTACGGTCTGCTGCCGCAGGTGGAGCTGCTGGGCAAGACCTTTGGCATCTACGGCTACGGCAGCATCGGCCGCCAGACCGCCCGCATCGCAAAGGCCTTTGGCATGGAGGTGCTGGTGTGCACCCGCACGGTGCGCCCGGAGTACGACTCTGATGGGGTGGAGTTCGTGGACTTTGACACCCTGCTTGCCCGCAGCGATGTGCTCAGCCTGCACTGCCCGGCCACCCCGGCAACCCGTGGGCTGATGAGCCGGGAAGCCCTTGCCAAAATGAAGCCCGGTGCCATTCTGCTGAACACCGCCCGGGGCGCACTGGTAGACGAAGAAGCCGTAGCTGATGCGCTGGAAAGTGGAAAACTCGCCTTTTACGGCGCTGATGCCTTTGCCACTGAGCCGCTGCCGCCCCAAAGCCGTTTGCGCGTCCTGCCGGGCGCGGTGCTCACTCCGCATATCGCATGGACTACCAAGGAAGCATTGCAGCGGCTGATGGACATCACCACCGGCAATCTGCGCAGCATTCTGGCCGGGAAAGGCGAGAATATCGTCAACTCTTGA
- a CDS encoding NAD-dependent protein deacylase — translation MVKALEDIIAKSSSIVFFGGAGVSTESGIPDFRSVDGLYHQKYDYPPETILSHTFWEENPEEFYRFYRDKLIVKGAKPNAAHLRLAKLEQQGKLRAVVTQNIDGLHQAAGSKTVYELHGSTLRNYCTRCGKFYDVDFIANSTGVPRCTECGGIVKPDVVLYEEGLDEEVLSGAVDAIRHADTLIIGGTSLVVYPAAGLIRYFRGDNLVVINMQPTGADASADLCIAKPIGQVLSEDVSLD, via the coding sequence ATGGTCAAGGCACTGGAAGACATTATTGCAAAAAGCAGCAGCATCGTCTTTTTCGGCGGCGCGGGCGTTTCTACGGAAAGCGGCATCCCGGATTTCCGCAGCGTGGACGGGCTGTACCACCAGAAGTACGACTACCCGCCCGAAACCATCCTCAGTCATACCTTCTGGGAGGAAAACCCGGAAGAATTTTACCGTTTTTACCGCGATAAGCTGATCGTAAAGGGGGCAAAGCCCAACGCCGCCCATCTGCGGCTGGCAAAGCTGGAACAGCAGGGCAAGCTGCGGGCGGTGGTCACCCAGAACATCGACGGTCTGCATCAGGCGGCGGGCAGCAAAACCGTGTACGAGCTGCACGGCAGCACTCTGCGCAACTACTGCACCCGCTGCGGCAAGTTCTACGATGTGGATTTCATCGCAAACAGCACCGGCGTGCCCCGCTGTACCGAGTGCGGCGGCATCGTAAAGCCGGACGTGGTGCTTTACGAGGAGGGCTTGGACGAGGAGGTGCTGTCCGGCGCGGTGGATGCCATCCGCCATGCCGATACCCTTATCATCGGCGGTACCAGTCTGGTGGTGTACCCTGCCGCCGGGCTCATCCGCTACTTCCGGGGTGACAACTTGGTGGTCATCAATATGCAGCCCACCGGGGCGGATGCCTCTGCCGACCTGTGCATTGCAAAGCCCATTGGGCAGGTGCTGAGCGAGGACGTTTCGCTGGACTGA
- a CDS encoding methylated-DNA--[protein]-cysteine S-methyltransferase, with product MNVWYINSILGAICLEEENDALCGVHFCPDGAPELEPLPRRVVETPLLQEAEEQLNEYFAGVRREFDLPLAAKGTPFQQAVWAQLRKIPYGEVRTYGQLAAALGKPKASRAVGSACHRNPLCIVVPCHRVIGADGSLTGYAEGLDIKEYLLELERF from the coding sequence TTGAACGTCTGGTACATCAACAGCATCCTTGGAGCCATCTGTTTAGAGGAGGAGAACGATGCGCTGTGCGGGGTACATTTCTGCCCGGACGGCGCACCGGAGCTGGAGCCGCTGCCCCGCAGGGTGGTGGAGACCCCCCTGTTACAAGAAGCCGAGGAGCAGCTGAACGAATATTTTGCCGGGGTGCGCCGGGAGTTCGACCTGCCGCTGGCGGCAAAGGGCACGCCCTTTCAGCAGGCGGTATGGGCGCAGCTGCGCAAAATCCCCTACGGGGAGGTCCGCACCTACGGACAACTGGCGGCGGCGCTGGGCAAACCCAAGGCCAGCCGCGCCGTAGGCAGCGCCTGCCACCGCAACCCGCTGTGCATCGTGGTGCCCTGCCACCGGGTCATCGGGGCAGACGGCAGCCTGACGGGCTACGCCGAGGGGCTGGACATCAAGGAATATTTGCTGGAATTGGAGCGATTTTAA
- a CDS encoding response regulator → MKILVVDDGQLAINSLIRILCRVAPDCDYISAMTTDDALTWMRQGPMDAAFLNLEMPGMNGLALARMIQKLQPRCNIIVVTEHPEYALEALQIFVSGFLLKPANEADVRNVLENLRYPPETAPVGIKIQCFGNFEIFVGGRPLSFKRSKSKELLAYLVDRNGATCTNGEMLAVLWEDKPDTASLHSHLRNLIFDLSHTLEDAGVNGLLVRGRSTLALDTSKVDCDYYNFLRGDRSAFNSYRGEYMTQYSWAEVTRSALRQQAAATPRSGSIPSYYVPPTGF, encoded by the coding sequence ATGAAAATACTGGTTGTGGATGACGGTCAGCTTGCGATCAATTCGCTGATCCGTATCCTGTGCCGGGTGGCACCGGACTGCGATTATATCAGTGCCATGACGACTGACGATGCCCTGACGTGGATGCGGCAGGGCCCGATGGATGCTGCCTTTTTGAACTTGGAAATGCCGGGCATGAATGGCCTTGCCCTTGCCCGCATGATCCAGAAATTGCAGCCCCGCTGCAATATCATCGTGGTCACAGAGCACCCGGAGTATGCATTGGAAGCATTGCAGATCTTCGTCAGCGGTTTTCTGCTCAAGCCTGCCAACGAGGCTGATGTGCGCAATGTGCTGGAAAACCTGCGCTACCCGCCGGAAACGGCACCTGTGGGCATCAAGATCCAGTGCTTCGGCAACTTCGAGATCTTTGTGGGCGGGCGTCCGCTCTCCTTCAAGCGCAGCAAGAGCAAGGAGCTGCTGGCTTACCTCGTGGACCGCAACGGTGCCACCTGCACCAACGGCGAGATGCTGGCTGTCCTGTGGGAGGATAAGCCCGATACTGCTTCGCTGCACAGCCACCTGCGCAACCTGATCTTTGACCTCAGCCACACGCTGGAGGACGCAGGGGTCAACGGGCTGCTGGTACGCGGCCGCAGTACATTGGCACTGGATACCAGCAAGGTGGACTGCGATTACTATAACTTCCTGCGGGGAGACCGCTCGGCGTTCAACTCCTACCGGGGCGAGTATATGACCCAGTATTCCTGGGCAGAGGTCACCCGTTCGGCGCTGCGCCAGCAGGCCGCAGCTACGCCCAGAAGCGGGTCGATCCCAAGCTATTACGTCCCGCCCACGGGCTTTTAA
- a CDS encoding PTS ascorbate transporter subunit IIC — translation MTEPKKQVPLRLNAKLYDALAAWAEDDFRSVNGQIEYLLTECVRQRKKNGKYVSDQLDVPPELDLH, via the coding sequence ATGACCGAGCCGAAAAAACAGGTGCCCCTGCGCCTGAACGCTAAGCTCTACGATGCCCTTGCCGCTTGGGCAGAGGATGACTTCCGCTCGGTGAACGGGCAGATCGAATATCTGCTTACCGAGTGCGTGCGTCAGCGCAAAAAGAACGGGAAATATGTCTCCGACCAGTTGGACGTCCCGCCGGAACTGGATCTCCATTAA